Proteins from one Lewinella sp. 4G2 genomic window:
- a CDS encoding gliding motility-associated C-terminal domain-containing protein, with product MRKPICFTCLISLLFCSSLSVCAQTIGHTWFMGGGPNNPQTGIRFSQDLGRFVPYNNVRFPLQLQENNVSIVDPTSGDIIFYSDGQTVVDANHNVMPNGRNLEGSSSSMYGTAVVLDPTDCNSYLLFTVEAATEFAPRRAHYTRVRTNAAGNGTIDAPLGDVDPRVKNVQIISGRDNVAEGVYAVPKADESLESWVFIALRNQNQLRVFDVAASGVNEHATYQLTDFFPTQLAPNDGIFGFRMIYQEDGGNSGRMVLSVGRKDNLGRSPIGFQTFNRTTGTFAPGPATIISNGPEVEWTYGLAMSPDGTKLYYSDYYQASLFQYDFTSRQLNEIVTQTDSIRSGGLQNGPDGKIYWANVFDYRREEVAQTITHLAAINNPNGAGQDCDLEYNVAELPIENGTMLVGALPIFGSFPRQLKVDPLRIADCTAPGEAVATPGAGVGPFTYVWDNGETEDTARALVAGLHFVTVTSATGCTSTGQVLIESERVTPQVDITSEAAVSCGQATAGFMSLFSSGFEDGLAYNFSYVSPEGVRNSLSLTATENTLSTPLLSLGLYDQLSITAPDGCPFDLPSNFLLEGSGVETGLQAPVITLEGTLCPDSLVTLLAVGAPGVTYEWQLPGGGTLMEDRISSITLTGAGEELYAVIARQDTCVSDTSFFTLRTPDAFSFPTIDTTSCTDEFTLTIPQPEDFLSWEDGLGIPSREFDSSGVYTYFATSPTGCPAAGIVDFTLAPSLDINLPDSILAQFCEFVRLNPLLPRDRDLIVRWQLGGATTFGLDFGFLAVRDTVVNLTVEDIEFGCQVGTQVLINVPTLRDIYVPNAFSPNGDGVNDGFTLYHKTGATVIAQLDIFDRWGGQVVHLENIPVNQPSLGWDGKVDDAASGISVFVYRAVIRFQDGTQEIITGDVMLMR from the coding sequence ATGCGCAAACCGATCTGTTTTACCTGCCTGATCTCGCTATTGTTTTGTTCGTCGTTAAGTGTTTGCGCGCAGACAATTGGACATACGTGGTTCATGGGCGGTGGGCCAAACAATCCCCAAACAGGTATTCGTTTCTCGCAGGATCTTGGCCGATTTGTTCCGTATAACAACGTTAGATTTCCATTGCAACTTCAGGAGAACAATGTCTCAATTGTTGATCCAACCTCGGGAGATATTATCTTTTATAGTGATGGTCAAACCGTAGTCGACGCAAATCATAATGTGATGCCAAATGGGCGGAACCTTGAAGGGTCTTCTAGTTCGATGTACGGAACTGCGGTTGTGTTGGATCCAACCGACTGTAATAGCTACCTTCTATTTACCGTAGAAGCCGCTACTGAGTTCGCGCCCAGACGTGCGCATTACACGCGCGTTCGTACTAATGCTGCTGGAAATGGAACAATTGATGCACCTCTTGGTGATGTCGACCCCAGAGTTAAAAACGTACAAATTATTTCTGGGAGGGATAATGTTGCCGAAGGAGTCTACGCAGTACCGAAAGCTGACGAATCTTTGGAGTCCTGGGTCTTTATCGCGCTTCGCAATCAAAATCAGCTACGCGTGTTTGACGTAGCAGCTAGTGGAGTAAATGAACACGCTACTTACCAACTCACTGATTTTTTTCCTACCCAACTTGCTCCTAATGACGGCATTTTTGGCTTTCGAATGATCTATCAGGAAGACGGTGGTAATTCTGGCCGCATGGTACTTTCAGTTGGGAGAAAAGATAATCTTGGCAGAAGCCCCATCGGTTTTCAAACTTTTAACCGCACGACCGGAACATTCGCACCCGGACCTGCAACCATTATCTCCAATGGTCCTGAAGTGGAGTGGACTTACGGACTAGCGATGTCTCCGGATGGGACCAAACTTTACTACTCAGATTACTACCAAGCCAGTCTTTTTCAGTATGATTTTACATCGAGACAACTAAATGAGATTGTCACCCAGACCGACAGCATTAGAAGTGGTGGCTTACAGAATGGACCGGACGGAAAAATATACTGGGCGAATGTTTTTGATTACAGAAGAGAAGAAGTCGCCCAAACAATCACTCATTTGGCTGCCATCAATAACCCAAACGGGGCTGGTCAAGATTGTGATTTAGAATACAATGTTGCTGAGTTACCAATAGAAAACGGTACAATGCTCGTCGGTGCCCTCCCCATCTTCGGCTCTTTCCCCCGCCAACTTAAGGTCGACCCACTGAGAATCGCGGATTGTACCGCCCCCGGAGAAGCTGTAGCCACCCCAGGCGCAGGGGTGGGCCCCTTCACCTACGTTTGGGATAATGGTGAAACTGAGGATACTGCCCGCGCGCTTGTGGCAGGGTTGCATTTTGTTACTGTAACCAGCGCCACCGGTTGTACTTCTACCGGGCAGGTCCTGATCGAAAGTGAACGGGTCACTCCGCAAGTAGACATCACTTCGGAGGCGGCAGTATCGTGTGGCCAAGCCACTGCCGGCTTCATGAGCCTCTTCAGCTCTGGCTTTGAAGATGGCCTGGCTTACAATTTTTCTTACGTAAGTCCGGAAGGCGTTAGGAACAGCCTGTCTTTGACTGCAACCGAAAACACCCTTTCGACCCCGTTATTATCTCTTGGTTTGTACGATCAGTTGAGCATTACTGCACCGGATGGCTGCCCGTTTGATTTGCCTAGTAACTTCCTGCTGGAGGGCAGCGGAGTGGAAACAGGTCTGCAAGCACCGGTTATTACCTTGGAGGGTACGCTTTGCCCAGATAGCCTCGTCACCCTCTTGGCGGTCGGGGCTCCGGGGGTAACATACGAATGGCAGTTGCCTGGTGGGGGAACGCTTATGGAGGACCGCATTTCTTCGATCACTTTAACAGGGGCCGGGGAGGAACTATATGCCGTTATTGCCCGCCAGGATACCTGCGTCAGCGATACAAGCTTCTTTACGCTCCGTACACCAGATGCATTCTCTTTCCCTACCATTGATACGACTAGTTGTACCGATGAATTCACCTTGACCATTCCACAACCAGAAGACTTTCTTTCCTGGGAAGACGGCTTGGGCATTCCTTCTCGTGAATTCGATAGTAGTGGTGTCTATACCTACTTTGCGACGTCCCCTACTGGTTGCCCCGCAGCTGGTATTGTCGACTTCACGTTGGCACCTTCACTGGACATAAATCTTCCCGATTCTATTCTCGCGCAGTTTTGTGAGTTTGTGCGTTTGAACCCGCTTTTACCACGTGATCGTGATTTGATTGTGAGGTGGCAACTTGGGGGCGCCACCACATTTGGGCTCGATTTTGGCTTTTTGGCGGTGCGCGACACGGTTGTGAACCTCACCGTTGAGGATATTGAATTTGGCTGCCAGGTAGGAACCCAAGTCCTCATAAACGTCCCAACGCTTCGCGACATTTACGTTCCGAATGCCTTTTCTCCTAATGGAGACGGTGTCAACGACGGTTTTACGCTTTACCACAAAACTGGCGCTACGGTAATTGCCCAGCTGGACATTTTCGACCGCTGGGGAGGGCAGGTCGTTCACCTGGAAAATATACCCGTCAACCAGCCAAGCCTCGGTTGGGACGGTAAGGTGGATGACGCGGCTTCCGGCATCAGTGTTTTCGTCTATCGTGCCGTAATACGCTTTCAGGATGGCACGCAAGAAATCATTACCGGTGACGTGATGCTGATGCGGTAG